In the Oxobacter pfennigii genome, one interval contains:
- a CDS encoding HAMP domain-containing sensor histidine kinase: MRRRLSNEFFMNYLMVFLLSLLAAVFAFLILNFADNIISKTLVKNIYTANSIMQYDYAKIDASPVIQNSGGIQIIDKEYRVVYSQGMDTIKKQQLTAAEFTDFLTNSKSKGIPYNYDIAFNPKGEFWLVVTFPTSIRLDFSIVYNREAVSKDMKNVAAAFTLVFLFYLFLLAVFAAVYSRVTAVQITKPLRKLIEGTRLLKEGDYSARIDLRLKNEFAELQDTFNDMAERIGREMALRKQSEEDRRKLILDISHDLKNPLASISGYAELCMENKNLTLKEQGDYLKIIHNNSQRVNKLLMELFELSRLESPQFSIKPVRTDICEYLRQTLGELLPYFEQAGFNYAFDIPDEACYAMVDTVQMSRVFHNLSDNAIRYNPEGTVVSVSLSKGSEEITIVFEDDGIGIPSNVSENIFKPFVRADDSRNSKTGGTGLGLSIAQKIVEAHGGSLTLRPDTKGCSFKITIAAI; this comes from the coding sequence ATGAGAAGAAGGCTGTCCAATGAGTTTTTTATGAATTATTTGATGGTATTTCTATTATCACTTCTTGCTGCTGTTTTTGCTTTCCTTATTCTTAACTTTGCAGATAATATCATTTCAAAAACCCTTGTAAAAAACATATACACAGCAAACTCCATTATGCAGTACGACTACGCTAAAATAGACGCATCACCCGTTATTCAAAACAGTGGAGGGATACAGATTATTGATAAAGAGTACCGGGTGGTATATTCCCAAGGCATGGACACCATTAAAAAACAGCAGCTTACAGCCGCTGAGTTCACGGACTTTTTAACAAACAGCAAGAGCAAGGGCATACCTTATAATTACGATATAGCCTTTAATCCTAAGGGAGAATTCTGGCTGGTTGTAACCTTTCCCACGTCAATAAGGCTGGACTTTTCCATTGTATATAACCGGGAAGCTGTGTCTAAGGACATGAAAAATGTGGCGGCTGCTTTTACTCTCGTCTTCCTGTTCTATCTTTTTTTACTTGCCGTTTTTGCCGCTGTTTACTCCAGAGTGACTGCGGTGCAAATCACAAAGCCGCTGCGAAAGCTCATTGAAGGCACAAGACTCCTTAAGGAAGGGGATTATTCCGCCAGAATTGACCTGCGCCTTAAAAACGAATTTGCCGAGCTGCAGGATACCTTTAACGACATGGCGGAAAGAATCGGGCGGGAGATGGCCTTAAGGAAACAGTCCGAGGAGGACCGGCGGAAACTGATTTTGGATATTTCCCACGACCTTAAAAATCCTCTGGCAAGCATTTCAGGCTATGCCGAGCTTTGCATGGAAAATAAGAACCTCACATTAAAGGAGCAGGGCGATTATCTGAAAATTATTCATAACAATAGCCAGAGAGTAAACAAGCTTCTCATGGAGCTGTTTGAGCTGTCAAGGCTTGAAAGCCCCCAATTTTCTATTAAACCTGTCAGGACTGACATATGCGAGTACCTCCGTCAGACATTAGGCGAGCTTTTGCCTTACTTTGAGCAGGCAGGATTTAATTATGCCTTTGATATTCCCGATGAAGCTTGCTATGCAATGGTGGATACGGTGCAGATGAGCCGTGTTTTTCATAACCTTTCGGATAATGCCATCCGGTATAATCCTGAAGGAACTGTAGTTTCTGTAAGCTTATCCAAGGGGTCAGAAGAAATTACCATAGTTTTTGAAGATGATGGAATCGGTATTCCTTCTAATGTATCTGAAAACATTTTCAAGCCTTTTGTAAGGGCGGATGAT
- a CDS encoding response regulator transcription factor — protein MNILVAEDEADIRNLLKVNLEENDYTVFAAENGLDAWDIIKAQEVNLAILDVMMPMLDGFNLLRKIREKSTIPVIFLTARADDMDKLLGLGMGADDYLVKPFSMKELIARVAAQLRRSNEYTLSKQQENNVIEYGRLRIDKEGCCVYKDGNPIGLNAKEYKLLLYMAENPERVFTKKQLYHAVWDEDLYYDDNTIMVHISHIRNKIEINPQEPEYIKTIRGIGYKFHTGETR, from the coding sequence ATGAATATCCTCGTAGCGGAAGATGAAGCGGATATCAGAAACCTGCTAAAAGTAAACCTTGAAGAAAATGATTATACGGTTTTTGCTGCTGAAAATGGCCTTGATGCATGGGATATCATAAAGGCTCAGGAAGTAAATCTGGCTATTCTCGATGTAATGATGCCCATGCTGGATGGCTTTAACCTATTGAGAAAAATCCGTGAAAAAAGCACCATTCCCGTCATCTTCCTGACGGCAAGAGCCGATGATATGGACAAGCTCCTGGGGCTGGGAATGGGTGCGGACGACTATCTGGTAAAGCCCTTTTCCATGAAAGAGCTTATTGCACGGGTGGCAGCACAGCTGAGAAGAAGTAATGAATATACTCTTTCAAAACAGCAGGAGAACAATGTAATAGAATATGGAAGGCTGCGTATTGATAAGGAGGGCTGCTGTGTCTATAAGGACGGCAATCCCATAGGGTTAAACGCCAAGGAATACAAGCTGCTTCTGTATATGGCGGAGAACCCCGAAAGGGTTTTCACAAAAAAACAGCTTTACCATGCGGTATGGGACGAAGACCTTTATTATGATGATAATACCATAATGGTACATATCAGCCATATACGAAATAAAATCGAGATAAACCCACAGGAGCCGGAGTACATAAAAACAATCCGGGGGATTGGCTATAAATTTCATACAGGTGAAACAAGATGA
- a CDS encoding MGMT family protein: MANKQNKDFNAMLNNNKDMPKVQIIADEKSIEKYGGNRMYFAPPADYDRVMKKVPWGKVITVGYIRDYFAKVNNADFTDPITAGIFISIVAWASEQKSDDKTPYWRTLKSDGELNPKYPGGIEAQKEKLEAEGHTVILRGRSDIKYYMKDYLDSLYQL, encoded by the coding sequence ATGGCAAATAAACAAAACAAGGATTTTAATGCCATGCTGAACAATAATAAGGATATGCCCAAAGTGCAAATTATTGCCGATGAAAAAAGCATTGAGAAATATGGCGGGAATAGGATGTATTTTGCCCCGCCTGCTGATTACGATCGGGTAATGAAAAAAGTACCATGGGGAAAGGTAATAACAGTAGGATATATCAGGGATTACTTCGCGAAAGTAAACAATGCGGATTTTACAGATCCAATCACCGCAGGAATTTTTATTTCTATTGTCGCATGGGCAAGCGAGCAAAAGAGCGACGACAAAACGCCATACTGGAGGACCCTTAAGTCGGATGGCGAATTGAATCCCAAGTATCCCGGCGGTATTGAGGCACAAAAGGAAAAGCTGGAGGCAGAAGGACACACCGTTATCCTGCGGGGAAGAAGTGATATCAAATATTATATGAAGGATTACCTGGATAGCCTGTATCAGCTATAA